A segment of the Candida albicans SC5314 chromosome 2, complete sequence genome:
atgAAGAGACCATCCCTCTAGGTAAACCACTGGTATATAACCTATACAATTAAAAGAACCAAGTAATAACAATGGTATCTGTGAATAAGAGCAAGAAACTGACTAGTATAAAGCAAACTAACCCTAAtactgaaaaaaagaagactGCCAAAGTGGTGATAGAAGAGGAAGAGCAAGACCAATCCAATTCATCTAGTCAAGAAGTGGAAAGTGAAGATGAAAGTGATTCAGAATTGGAAGTAGcagataatgatgatttagatCAGGAAATAGGATCTGATGATGAAGTTAATATTGCAGATGCTTCATCATCCGAAGGGTCGGACGCAAGCgaagatgaaaatgaaaatgaagaagaggattttccaaaactaaagaagagaaaaacaAAGTCTACAGAAGACGGGTCTGAATCTTTTGCTGATGCCTTGAACTCTATTGTTAACTCAAAACTAAAAGCATACGATAGAAAGGATCCAATTTTGGCTCGAAATAAAGTCACTTTAAAGAAGTTAGAACTGGATAAATTGGAAATGAAGGCCAAGAGAGCCTTATTgcaagaaaagaaagtgTTACATGACAACGCCAGAGTTAAAAACTTGTTGCCAACAAGTAATGAACCGGAGAAAGTTCGTCAAGTGAttgaaaaggaaaaggcattgaaaaaagttgCACAACGTGGTGTTGTCAGATTGTTTAATGCAGTGTTATCCACGcaaatcaaaaccaatCAAGAAGTCAATAAGGAGAAGTTGGGACAAACcaaaaaggaagaaataATGAATGAAGTATctaaaaacaaattcttGGATCTAATTGCAGCTGCTGGTAATGAATAATATagattgttgatttgtATAGATATTATAGGAAACTTCTGAACTGGATGTTACAGTATTGTCTTTGTTGAGTTTCTCTAACGACTGCAAGTATCTTCAAATGCACAATGCCTTTTTATCATCTGTTCACTTTTATAAAACTTCCAACCATAATaaaatgtttcaatttcctGTATATAAactatcaacaaattattttttgaaattctgTCCAAACTCCAACAACTGGGCGAACAACGAGgtaacaacaaaaaaaatcgCTCCTAGTAAACTGCCATTAACCAATCACTGACGCCATACATATCATTAGTATAGTTATATACGGAGCACTAGAGATAGCAATGGTTTCACTTTCTAATTTATTAGTGTGTTTGGGATTAGTAGTAGTTCCAACTACCCTTGCATTTTCTGATACTGCACCAATTATCATTCATTCCAACAACCAGGATGCGCTTGAAAGCAACCATAAATATATcacaaaatttgttgatgttaAATCAAAAGTAGATGAAATCATTAAGGAAAGCTGTAGTGACAAAAACAGCAagttatttatttatcaaatcGAGGATTTAAGTATTGAATCTGATTATTCTTGGTTGTTGAACAAAGGGAGCTATCCTAATGTATTATATcatgaaaaaaatgaagCCAACTACGATTTTAATGGTAAATGTGAAGAAAAGGAATCTGGTACGGTTCAATTTAGTGTTTTGAAGACTGGCTCATTGCAAGAGATATACGAAAAGcataaagaaaacaaaaacgaGGTATTTATTATCCAAGTATTACCTAAGTTCACCAGTGGTCATTCATTAAAGGCTATTAAGGAAAAAATGTACAACTTATacaatgatgaagatattgTGATTAGTAGCAAAAGAGATAAACAAAGTgacaatgaaaatgatgcCGAAATcgaacaagaaattgagCGTGATTTTGAAGTTGCTGAATCCTTAGCTTCCGAGGAGTCAGACCCTGTCAGCATTTTCGATActgataaacaaaataagaATGGTACAGTAGTTAAAcatgataatttatttacaaagtatcaatttttcacttcCGGTATTTGGTCAGGAATCATCATTTCAGGATTTTTATTGGTTATTTTGTACAATGCTTTGAGTTGGCTTTCTAGTTTGGAAATCACTTATGCCTCgtttgaaaaacaaattgattttgataaaaaaaatgaataaagaaaaaggttACTTTTGGTTTCTGGACTTGAATTGTTATTCTATTCACCTCTATagacagaaaaaaaaagaacgTATACTAAAGAACTGTTAGGAACAAGAAAAGTATTCGCTTTCcttgtttgttttcttttttttttttaatatacATAAGGAATTATTTTATAAGGAACTAGCTTTTCGTACTTTTCCCAATCCTCGCCGTATTTTGCTCTGCACTTCATTTCGTCTCTTACTTGACGATGGATTAGCAAGGAAGCAAAGTAAATAACGTAAAAGTAGGTCAATGGGGTTTGAAAGCCAGTAGGCAAACACCAAGATAATCCAATCAACCAGTCACCCAAATAATTAATGTGTTGAGACAAGCCCCACCAGCCTTCCACCAACAATTTTGAGCCAGTTTTAGTTTGGATGCTTTTTAAATGGGGCAACTTACCTTGTCTAAAATCtgatttttgtttatttgcTGAGCGGAAGATGTAAAACCCTAATGCCTGTAATCCAACGATCAACAAACTTAATGTCCATCCTAAGTTGACTTCATTGCCCTTTATGCTCAAATATCTTGCTTGTAAAGAATAAGTCCAAGGAACCCACGCTAAGTCACCAAAGCTTAGCATAAAACCAAATCCATCGGTGGTTATGTCAATCATCGTCAAACAACCTTCTTCGTTCAATACCCCATCGAATATGTAGAATGCTTGAAGTAAGTTTACAACAATCATTGAGTCTGTTACGTAGCCCAAATTATGGTACTGATAATGCAAACAActcaaatttatcaacaaccaTAATAACATCCCGGGGCGTAACTCacaaaacaattttatgTCCCAACTACCTATTCTTGGGTTTAATTCACGACCAATGAACCAATCGTAAAATGGATTTCCAGTATTACCATTGATACTCaaaattctttcttttgtaCCAATTCCATTTGGTTTGGCTAACGGAATAAACGAAATTATGTATACAAATACGGCTAGcataaaagaaaacaaaaaacaaataatgatCAACTGTAATTGATTGTCGTAAATAAATTGTAATTCCGGTAAATAATATTCAAGAGAGCTGTCGCTGTTCAGTTGGAATAACCGTGCCAATAgcaaaacaattaataagGAACTCATGCTCAAACCattgattttataatttaaaacaGTGCCATCTCTTAATTTCACTCCATTTAATGACTTGCCAGGTAACAAGTAATCTAAAATGaccaaaatgaaaaacCAAGCTAAATAGGCCAGCCAGCatgttttatcaaatactAGCTGCCATAATTCATCTTGAGTGATTGGTAATTgacttttaattttggcGAAATCGACATTGATTCCATGAATCGAATACGTTTGGTTGCACAACAAATAGAACAATACAGTGAGGGTAGGCAATCCAATTGTTATACCTAGCGCCCCAGAAATACCATTGAACTCCTTATGGGTTGTGACtggattcaattttgaCGATTTCATTGAAAGTTAACTTTGGTTAGTTATTTTGTggaaaaaaacaaaaaaagtagTTAGTTTATAGTTGGTTTCAAagcttttgttttttttttgtcaatatttttcaatttttactGTCGCAATCATGATCTGCGGTCGTATAACGTATTGGTTCGAAGGGTACGACGGATAAAAAGTTGCcaatgttgatgatttcaatcTCGgatataaaaaattgaaagttgAAAACCTGAATCCACATCCAAATTTCAGTTCCAAGTTGACTAAGTGTGAAATTGTAGTATTCAAAAGTTTAGGTGTACGAATATTTAGTGGATTTAAGGGGACATAGCTATGTCTTCCTTTTTATACGCGAACGATTTGATtagtttttgaaaaattaatcTTTATTGGAATTAACTATATTTGTTTATGTTTAGTTTGTTTGTACTACAAGATTAAACGTTTCCTTTTCTAATATCCACAATTTGGATGGGGTTCAAAAGTGGATACGAGAGCACAACTCACAATTCATGTTTTTGTAAAAGTGGAATCTTTCTTTGCTCTTTCAAAAAGTAGTCAACTTCTAGGAATAAACGGCCGCTTTACCTTCACTTGTATATAATGGTATAGGGCAACTCTTGATGAAAGGGAAACAAAATGGTAAACATAACTTTATACTATATGTGGAATGTCTGGAAACCTTTCAAAGCTATGAAGTATTATGGAATTGAAAACTAATGTCTAGTTTAGTAGACACATTGGTAGTTTAAAAATAGCCTGGTCCTATAATCGTAAATTCAAGAGCTAAGTTGGTATTTTATCTGTATTATAAAAGATGTTACGATACAACTAGCGATGAATGCTGCGATGCTGCTGTTAAACATTATCTGGATGTACAACTAGTGATGTAACTGTACAGTCTGCTACCAATTCCCGGTGTGATTCCATAAAACAATGTTCTGAGGAAAATTTATGAGCTAAATATTATATGGTTCTCGAACaattagaagaaatagTGCAGTCTCGTATTACAACATTTCTGTGAATTAcccaaaaacaaaataccATAAAAACCAATCCACCATTACACCAAAGTATTCTTGATGTTATACTGGCGTTATTTTTAGTATCATTGATATAATTTGGTAGTGTTCTTCAGCAAACAATGAAAATCTATTTTGTCCGAATTAGGAAATCTAATGAGAAACTGAATTACACAAAGTTACATAAATTCTCAggcaacaatttttaaattacATACAGaacaataataagaataagaataatTACACGTCTTGGTGTAAGATTAACCCAAAGTGGGCAAATTGTGGaagtagaaaaaaaatacaatacaaCACAATTGAGAATACAGTTTATCACTTGCAAGATTAAacaaagaacaagaagagaGAGTAA
Coding sequences within it:
- the ABG1 gene encoding Abg1p (Vacuolar membrane protein; depletion causes abnormal vacuolar morphology, cell separation defect, sensitivity to cell wall stress, increased hyphal branching; essential, no mammalian homolog; Cyr1-regulated; rat catheter biofilm repressed), coding for MVSLSNLLVCLGLVVVPTTLAFSDTAPIIIHSNNQDALESNHKYITKFVDVKSKVDEIIKESCSDKNSKLFIYQIEDLSIESDYSWLLNKGSYPNVLYHEKNEANYDFNGKCEEKESGTVQFSVLKTGSLQEIYEKHKENKNEVFIIQVLPKFTSGHSLKAIKEKMYNLYNDEDIVISSKRDKQSDNENDAEIEQEIERDFEVAESLASEESDPVSIFDTDKQNKNGTVVKHDNLFTKYQFFTSGIWSGIIISGFLLVILYNALSWLSSLEITYASFEKQIDFDKKNE
- the ERG24 gene encoding delta(14)-sterol reductase (C-14 sterol reductase, has a role in ergosterol biosynthesis; mutation confers increased sensitivity to dyclonine; rat catheter and Spider biofilm repressed), which translates into the protein MKSSKLNPVTTHKEFNGISGALGITIGLPTLTVLFYLLCNQTYSIHGINVDFAKIKSQLPITQDELWQLVFDKTCWSAYLAWFFILVILDYLLPGKSLNGVKLRDGTVLNYKINGLSMSSLLIVLLLARLFQSNSDSSLEYYLPELQFIYDNQLQLIIICFLFSFMLAVFVYIISFIPLAKPNGIGTKERILSINGNTGNPFYDWFIGRELNPRIGSWDIKLFCELRPGMLLWLLINLSCLHYQYHNLGYVTDSMIVVNLLQAFYIFDGVLNEEGCLTMIDITTDGFGFMLSFGDLAWVPWTYSLQARYLSIKGNEVNLGWTLSLLIVGLQALGFYIFRSANKQKSDFRQGKLPHLKSIQTKTGSKLLVEGWWGLSQHINYLGDWLIGLSWCLPTGFQTPLTYFYVIYFASLLIHRQVRDEMKCRAKYGEDWEKYEKLVPYKIIPYVY
- the RRP15 gene encoding Rrp15p (Putative nucleolar protein; constituent of pre-60S ribosomal particles; Hap43-induced; repressed by prostaglandins), whose translation is MVSVNKSKKSTSIKQTNPNTEKKKTAKVVIEEEEQDQSNSSSQEVESEDESDSELEVADNDDLDQEIGSDDEVNIADASSSEGSDASEDENENEEEDFPKLKKRKTKSTEDGSESFADALNSIVNSKLKAYDRKDPILARNKVTLKKLESDKLEMKAKRALLQEKKVLHDNARVKNLLPTSNEPEKVRQVIEKEKALKKVAQRGVVRLFNAVLSTQIKTNQEVNKEKLGQTKKEEIMNEVSKNKFLDLIAAAGNE